Below is a genomic region from Marinifilum sp. JC120.
TACTACCCGGTCGGCCTTGGCATGGGCAGAAATGATCTTCCCGAAAAGCCTTTCGGCGAGATCACTGACTTTGATGGCACCCATGAGCGGGTCGCGAGGGATAACCCCAAGTACTTTGACGCCACGCTTTTTCAGAAAAGGAACAATCAGGGAGGTCAACTCATCCATGTAATGTTCAGGCACATCATTGAAGACGACACCGAGAAAATCATCGCCAAGTTCCTTCTGGACCCGCAGCACATAATCGTAATGAAGTTCACTGCTGTAACGATCCACCAGAATGGTCTTGGCACCCATGGCACGCGAGACATCAGGCCCGCTTACTCCGCAATAAGTACCGGAGCTCAGGTAACTGCCGGAACCGCCGATGATCATGACATCTTTATCACTGCTGAGCTCTTCGTAAGATTCAACAATGGAAGGCATTAGATCACCCATATCTTCGGAAAAAGCCTTGATGGTAAAATCGCGGGTGACCAGCACCGGGGTAACCTTGGCCGGGTCCTGCTCCAATCCGAGAACCTGCTGGATAAAAGCCGCATCAGCGTCTCCGGGAGTGTCGCCGTCCATATGGGGGACAGCCCCTACAGGCTTCATGTAACCCACGTTAAAACCGCTGTTGCGGAATTTAAGTCCCAGTGACATGGCCAAAAGGTTCTTACCGGAATATCCGGTGGTGGAACCTATATATATACTTACCATCTATGCCTCCTTATTCGCGCTCATCCGGCTGCCTACCCGCATCTGCGGAAATATCAACAACAGTCATCCGGGCATCGGCAACCAGAGCCTCGTCCGA
It encodes:
- a CDS encoding phosphotransacetylase family protein; this translates as MVSIYIGSTTGYSGKNLLAMSLGLKFRNSGFNVGYMKPVGAVPHMDGDTPGDADAAFIQQVLGLEQDPAKVTPVLVTRDFTIKAFSEDMGDLMPSIVESYEELSSDKDVMIIGGSGSYLSSGTYCGVSGPDVSRAMGAKTILVDRYSSELHYDYVLRVQKELGDDFLGVVFNDVPEHYMDELTSLIVPFLKKRGVKVLGVIPRDPLMGAIKVSDLAERLFGKIISAHAKADRVVENFLIGTMQVENFITHFRRHKNSAVIVGGDRADVQLVALEGNCPCLILTGNLYPNDIILTRSEVLEIPVIVVRDDTYAVAKKMEAIQESYKLRDMIKINHGAGLVNSELDYDYIYDELDL